The following proteins are encoded in a genomic region of Populus trichocarpa isolate Nisqually-1 chromosome 13, P.trichocarpa_v4.1, whole genome shotgun sequence:
- the LOC7494439 gene encoding vesicle-associated protein 4-2, producing the protein MPFWQTSNGNGNAASSSTTTTSSSSTSSSSMSSNNSNGNNGCQQNQSNQLGETRSSLYYSTNAISFVTKSLLPTRRRLRLDPPNKLFFPYEPGKQVRSAIGIKNTCKYHVAFKFQTTAPKSCYMRPPGAILAPGESLTATVFKFVEPPENNDRQMDQRSRVKFKIMSLKVKGEMEYVPEMFDEQKDQVAVEQILRVIFLDPECPSPALEKLKRQLAEAEAELEARKKPPEDAGPRVVNEGLVIDEWKERRERYLARQQVEVDSV; encoded by the exons ATGCCATTTTGGCAAACAAGCAATGGCAATGGCAATGCCgcttcttcttctactactaCCACTTCTTCATCTTCGACATCTTCAAGTTCCATGAGTAGTAATAACAGTAATGGCAATAATGGTTGTCAACAGAACCAAAGTAACCAGCTTGGAGAGACAAGATCGAGTCTTTATTATTCGACTAATGCAATATCGTTTGTTACTAAGTCTTTGTTGCCTACTAGAAGAAGACTCAGGCTTGATCCTCCTAACAAGCTCTTCTTTCCTT ATGAACCAGGTAAACAGGTTAGGAGTGCAATTGGCATCAAGAACACTTGCAAGTATCATGTAGCTTTCAAG TTCCAAACGACTGCACCAAAGAGCTGTTACATGCGTCCTCCCGGGGCTATACTTGCTCCTGGAGAAAGTCTTACCGCAACTG TATTCAAGTTTGTGGAACCTCCAGAGAACAATGATAGACAAATGGATCAGAGGAGCAGGGTTAAGTTCAAGATCATGAGCttgaaagtgaaaggagaaATGGAATATGTTCCTGAGATG TTTGACGAGCAGAAGGATCAAGTAGCAGTTGAGCAAATTCTGCGAGTAATTTTTCTTGATCCAGAATGCCCTAGCCCT GCACTGGAAAAACTTAAAAGACAACTGGCTGAGGCTGAAGCTGAGCTTGAGGCACGCAAGAAGCCTCCGGAAGACGCAGGTCCCCGAGTCGTCAACGAAGGACTTGTTATAGATGAGTGG AAAGAGCGGAGGGAAAGATACCTGGCACGCCAGCAGGTTGAAGTTGATTCTGTGTGA